In one window of Syntrophales bacterium DNA:
- the dapA gene encoding 4-hydroxy-tetrahydrodipicolinate synthase, with the protein MFKGAIVAIVTPFKEGKVDEGALRELIEFQIANGTDGIVPCGTTGESSTLSYEEHDRVIEITIDAVKKRVPVIAGTGSNSTEEALRLTRHAYKAGADGALLVCPYYNRPTQEGLYQHYKTIAENILLPIILYNIPGRTGVNLLPETVARLSKIDNIVGIKEASGSLTQIGEVINLCGDDFDLLSGDDIITLPILALGGKGVISVVSNVAPADVAAMVDASENGDLKRARELHYKLASLVGALFMETNPVPVKAALAMMGKIEYDVRLPLCRMSDANYEKLRKAMLNYGLI; encoded by the coding sequence ATGTTTAAAGGAGCCATCGTGGCGATTGTTACCCCTTTTAAGGAGGGAAAGGTTGATGAAGGGGCGTTGAGGGAACTGATCGAGTTTCAGATCGCAAATGGAACCGATGGAATTGTTCCCTGTGGAACTACCGGTGAGTCCAGCACCCTGTCCTATGAAGAGCATGACAGGGTGATTGAGATTACGATAGACGCCGTGAAAAAGAGGGTACCGGTGATTGCCGGTACCGGTTCCAACAGCACCGAGGAGGCATTGCGGCTGACCAGACACGCCTATAAGGCAGGCGCCGATGGTGCATTGCTGGTTTGTCCCTATTACAACAGACCCACGCAGGAAGGGTTGTATCAGCATTACAAGACCATCGCGGAGAATATACTGCTCCCGATTATCCTGTACAATATCCCCGGCAGAACGGGGGTCAATCTCCTGCCGGAGACGGTGGCAAGGCTCTCTAAAATAGACAATATCGTGGGTATCAAGGAGGCATCCGGTTCCCTGACACAGATTGGTGAGGTGATCAATCTCTGTGGAGATGATTTTGATCTCCTCTCGGGGGATGATATTATCACTCTGCCGATCCTGGCGCTCGGCGGCAAGGGGGTGATCTCTGTCGTCTCCAACGTGGCACCTGCCGATGTGGCCGCGATGGTTGACGCCTCCGAAAACGGGGATCTCAAAAGGGCAAGGGAATTACACTATAAGTTGGCTTCACTGGTCGGTGCCCTCTTTATGGAAACCAATCCTGTTCCTGTCAAGGCCGCTCTGGCCATGATGGGGAAGATCGAATACGACGTGAGGCTTCCCCTGTGCAGAATGTCAGATGCCAACTACGAAAAGCTAAGAAAGGCCATGCTGAATTATGGGCTTATCTGA
- the dapB gene encoding 4-hydroxy-tetrahydrodipicolinate reductase — translation MVKAIVTGVGGRMGGRIISLISGAGDIDLVGAVEQKGHAVIGRDVGESLGCGKMDVIVDDHLKTCIDKGDVVIDFTSHEASLRHLEIAVERQRAIVIGSTGFTAEEMERVRTLAVNTRCVLSPNMSVGVNVMFKALEYVAGILGDDYDVEITEAHHRLKRDAPSGTAIRMAQIVAGTLGRDLAEVGVYGRKGIIGERTKAEIGIQTLRAGDIVGEHTVMFGGVGERLEFVHRAHSRDNFARGAMRAAKWIVDQKNGLYDMQDVLGLKDSRKS, via the coding sequence ATGGTAAAAGCGATCGTTACCGGGGTTGGCGGGAGGATGGGAGGCAGAATTATCAGCCTGATCTCCGGCGCCGGGGATATAGATTTAGTAGGTGCAGTGGAACAAAAGGGGCATGCCGTCATCGGCAGGGATGTGGGTGAGAGCCTCGGATGTGGCAAAATGGATGTCATCGTGGATGATCACCTTAAGACATGTATTGACAAGGGTGATGTGGTCATTGATTTTACCAGCCATGAGGCATCTCTTCGCCACCTTGAGATCGCTGTGGAAAGGCAGCGCGCCATCGTGATCGGTAGTACCGGGTTTACCGCGGAGGAGATGGAAAGGGTCAGGACGCTGGCGGTCAACACCCGGTGTGTCCTGTCACCCAATATGAGTGTAGGCGTCAATGTGATGTTTAAGGCCCTCGAATATGTGGCCGGAATCCTCGGGGACGATTACGATGTGGAGATTACAGAGGCCCATCACCGTTTAAAAAGAGATGCACCGAGTGGCACAGCCATCAGGATGGCCCAGATCGTCGCAGGAACCTTAGGGAGGGACCTGGCAGAAGTTGGTGTTTACGGTAGGAAGGGCATTATCGGTGAAAGGACGAAGGCCGAGATAGGTATCCAGACATTGAGGGCTGGTGACATCGTGGGAGAGCACACCGTTATGTTCGGCGGTGTTGGTGAGAGACTTGAATTCGTTCATCGTGCCCACAGCCGGGATAACTTTGCCAGAGGCGCCATGCGGGCGGCAAAGTGGATCGTAGACCAGAAAAACGGTCTCTATGATATGCAAGATGTCCTGGGGCTTAAGGATAGTCGTAAGTCGTAA